Below is a genomic region from Tepidiforma bonchosmolovskayae.
CACCACGCCTGGCCCATCTTCCGCCAGCAGTCCTACGGCCGCTTCGTGATGGCTACCAGCACCTCCGGCCTCATCGGCAACTTCGGCCAGGCCAACTACGGCGCCGCCAAGGCCGGCATGTACGGCCTCATGAACGTCCTGAAGCTCGAGGGCGAGAAGTACAACATCAACGTCAACCTCATCGCCCCGGCCGCCCAGACCCGCATGACCGCCAACCTCATGGGCCGTGACCCCAACGACCCCGAGCGCGCCGTCGTCATGGCGCCCGAGCACGTCGCCCCGGCGGTCACCTACCTCTGCTCGCCGCAGTGCGAAGAGAGCGGCATCTGCATCGCCGCCTCCGGCGGCCGCTACAGCCGCATCGCCATCGTCGCCAACAAGGGCGTCACCTACGACCCGCACGAGTTCAAGGACGCCGACTGGTTCGCCGCCAACTGGAGCAAGATTACCGACCTCTCCGACGCCTACGTTCCGTGGTCCTTCCGCGAGACCCGGGAGGAGCACTACGCGGCGAAGAGGGCGGCCCAGGGCTAAGCCGCACTCGCCCGTCTACCGCCGGGGCCCGGCAGCGCATGCGCTCCGGGCCCCATTTCGCGCTGATTCGGCCAGCAAAGCTGCCCGCGGTTGGTGTAGGGTTTGTAGCACGCCGCAGAACCGGAGGTCCTGCCCGTGCCTGCCAGCCTCGCCGAACTGCTGCTCGCCCAATCGCCCGACGCCGTCGTATTCGCCGGGCCCGACGGCATCATCCAGGCCTGGAACCCGGCCGCCGAGGCGATGTTCGGGTTCGCCGCCGCCGATGCCGTCGGGCAGGACCTGAACATCATCATCCCGGAGCCGTTCCAGGAGGCCCACTGGAAGGCGTACGACCGCGCCCTCGCCGCCGGCGACACCAAATACCGCGGCCAGGCCATGCCCACCCGCGCCCGCCGCGCCGACGGCTCAGAGTTCTACATCGAGATGACGTTCGCCATCGTCAAAGACGAATCCGGCACGGTCCTCGGCGCGCTCGCCCACTGCCGCGATATCACCGAGCGCTTCGAACGCGAACGCAGCCAGCGCCGCCGTCTCCGCGACCTCGAAGCCGAGGTCGAACGCCTCCGGGGCTCTGCTACGCCGTGAGCCGCGCCCGCACCGCCGAAATCGTGTCGCTGCTCACGCCGATCGCCCGCGCATACTCCTCCGCCGACCCGTACCGCTCCCGGAGATGCCGAAGCGTCGCCGCCATATCCTCCGCCGGGGCCGCCAGCAGCGCCGCCGCCCGCGCCTCGTCAAAGCCGCGCTCCCGCATCTGCGGCAGCCACTGCTCCTTGAGCGGCGCCAGCAGCTGCTCCGTCAGCGTGTAGTCCTCGATGATCGTCGCTTCGTCGACCCCGGCGAGGTCGAGCAGGAGCGCCGCCGCAATGCCCGTCCGGTCCTTGCCCGCCGCGCAGTGGAAGAGCACCCGGCCATCCGCCTCGGCGATCGTTTCGAAGAGCGTCCGGTAGGCCGCAGCTCCCACCTCGAGGAACATCGCATACACGGCCGCGAATCCCGGGAACTCGCCATCGAAACCCGCCGGCGACATGTCGTGCTGGAACACCGGCGCGTGCACCACCCGGATCCCGTACCGGCTGGCGTCCGGCGTCCGGTCCCGCTCCCGCTCCGCATCCGAGCGGAAGTCGACGATGGTGAGCACCTCGCGCTCGCGGAGCTGCTCAAGGCCGCGGTCGGTCAGCCGGTGGAGGCTGGCCGACCGGATGGCGACATCGGTCGTCTCGGCGCCGGCCGCCGTCGGGTAGCCGCCAAGATGGCGCACGTTGTGCGCAACTTCGAGCCGAAGCTCCCGGCTGATGGTTATAACATCCATGCTTCCACCTTGCCCCGGCCGCGTGAAACGATCATTAACGCGGCGGGAAATGTCTCCTGCTGCCGCCGCGCCGTATCCTCTCCCGCGCGACCAGACCCGGAGGGCAGCTCATGATCTCGCGCGACCGCATCGTCCAGGCGTTTCTTGACCTCGTCGCCATCGATTCGCCATCCGGCGAGGAGGACGCCATCGCCGCCGAGCTCGAACGCCGCCTGCGCGCCCTCGGCCTCCAGACCGCCCAGGATGCCGCCGGCAACGTCTTCGCTCGCCGTGAGGGCGCCGGCGCCCCGGTGCTCCTCTCGGCCCACATGGACACCGTCGAGCCCGGGCGCGGCATTAAGCCCCGCTGGGAGGGCCCCGATATCATCCGCAGCGACGGCACCACCATCCTCGGCGCCGACAACAAGGCCGGCTGCGCCGTCATCCTCGAGGTCCTCCAGTCGCTCATCGAGGACGGTGGCCCGCACCGCACGGTCGAAGTCGCCATCAGCCGCGGCGAAGAAGTCGGCCTGGTCGGTGCTGCGAACATGGACTACTCGCGCATCACCGCAAAGGTCGCCATCGTCATCGACAGCGGCGGCCCGCCCTCGTCCATCCAGGGCCAGGCTCCCTACCACTACGTCTACGACATCGAGGTCCACGGCCGCAGCGCCCACGCCGGCCTCGAACCGGAAAAAGGCATCCCCGCCGTCACCATCGCCGCCGAGATCGTTGCCGGCCTCCCGCAGGGCCGCCTCGACGATGAGACAACCGGCAACGTCGGCATTATCCGCGGCGGGCTCGTCCGGAACGCCGTCCCCGACTACTGCCTCGTCCAGGGCGAATTCCGCTCCATGGTCGAAGAGAAGGTCGAGACGCTCGCGCGCGGCGCCCGCCGCCACATCGAGGCCGTGCAGGCCCGCCACCCGGGCGCCCGCATCGAGGCATCCCTCCGCATGGCCTACCCCGGCTACCGGCTCGAGCCCGGCGACCCCGCCGCCGACCTCCTCTATCCCGTGCTCCGCTCCCTTGGCTTCGAACCAAACCCCCACCCCGTCGGTGGCGGCACCGACGGGAACGTTTTCCGCGGCCACGGAATCGCCGCTGTCGTCATCGGCCGCGGCGGCTACAACCAGCATACGAAGGACGAATACCTCGTAATCCCCGAAATGCTCGACTGCGCCCGCGTCGTCGAGGCCGCCGTCCGCACCCTCCCGGGCTGAGTCCCCGCCGGCCCGGCCGAAGCGGACGTGTCGCGCTTCCGCCGCCTACAGGCGCGTGTCCCGCTCGAACTCGCCATTCGCGAGCGCCGTCAGCCGCTGCGCCAGCACGCGGCTCCCCTTCCGGACTGGCTCGAACCGCCACGCCAGCGCCTCCTCGAACACCTCCGCCGTCGCCCGCGGCACCGCCCCTTCCCGGGCCATAATCCACGCACCCGCCAGCAGCCGCAGGTGATACAGGGTCGCCCCCCGGTACATCCCCGCGTCGAGCGCCTCCACCAGCTCGGCAAACTCCGCCGCCACCCGCTCGGCAAGCGCTGCCGCCGGCTGCTTCACCATCGGGTCGCGGTCGACCACCCGCCCGAAAGACGTCATCAGCCTGCCGTAGATGTCATCGGTAATCCGCGGACGGCGCCGAAACCACGCCACCTTGCCTCACCTCGTGCACGATTCCTGCGTGCGCCGTGGCGACCACCACGCGCACATACCCGCCGGCCTGCAGCCGCTCTGCCAGCGCAAACGCTGCCGCCGAAGGCGCCCCCGGCGTGTTCACCAGCGCGCAGAGCCGGGCCCCTGCCGGGACGCCTTTCCGCCCGCCAGCCGGGTGAAGCAGCACCCTTGCCGCCGCCTCTGCGTCGACCGGCGCCCCTGGGTGCAGGCCCGCGAGCGGCCCCGCCAGCTCCGGCCGGTGGACCCACCGCGCGTCGAGCGGCTGCCCCAGCACCGCAGCCCCCACGCAGACCACCACGGCGGTGGCCCCCGCCGGGATGACCGGCTCGTGCGCCGCCGGCGCCTTGAACGGGCGGTGCGCCGACCCGTCCGCTTCCACCAGCACCAGCCGGCCCGGGCCCGCCAGCAGGTCGACGGCATCGGGCGCGAACCCGAGCATCCGCCCTCGTTCGCCCCGGCCGGAGATGAGCGTGACCGCGTCGTGCTCGGCCAGGGCTGACGCTGCCCGCGCAGCCAGTTCGCCCGACTCGGCCGTCACCACCGGCGGCATCGGCAGGCCTGCCGGCTGCGTGAACTTCACCGTCGTGGTCACCGCCGCGGGGATGCCCCGCTCCCGCGCTTCGAGGGCCAGCCGGAACAGCAGCGACGTCTTGCCCCCGCCGCCGACCGCCGCCACCATGTCTCCCGGAGCGAAACCGAATGCGTCCAGCAGCATCCCTTCGATTCTACGGTGCCCCGTGAGCCGCGGCCTCGAAGCCGTCATCCTCGCCGGGGGCCGCAGCACCCGCTTCGGCCGCGATAAGGCCTCCGCACCGCTCCGCAGCCGGCCCCTCCTCCAGTGGGTCGCGGAGGCCGTCGCGCCGGCGGTCGACCGTATCGTGGTCGTCCGCGCCCCCGGCCAGCTGCTCCCCGCGCTCGGCCAGCCCATCCCGGTCGACCTCGTCGACGACGAATTCCCGGGCCTCGGGCCCCTCGCCGGCCTTGCGACCGGCCTCGCGGCGGTCGCGGCCCCGCTCGCGTTCGCGTGCTCCTGCGATGCCCCGCTCATCGCGCCCGCCCTCGTTGCGCGCCTCGCCGACATCGCCCGCGCCGCCTCCGCCGATGTCGTCTGTCCGCGGGTCGGCGGCTTCCCCCAGCCGCTGGTCGCCGTCTACCGGGCCGCAACCTGCGCCCCGGCCTTCCGCCGTGCAGTCGAGGCTGGCGCTGGCGGCCTCCGCATCCTCGCCGCCTACGCAGGCCTCCGCGTCGTCGAACCCGGCGAAGCCGAGCTCAGCCCCGTCGACCCCGGCCTGCGCAGCTTCCTCAATGCCAACACGCCGGACCGGTTGGCCGAGATCGATGCCCTGCTCGGGTAATTTCCCCTGCGAATGCCAGCCCGCTCACCCTCGGTTGACAGGCCTAGGGGGCACCCTAAGATTGAGCCAGAGGCCCGGTACCCTCGAAAGTTCCGGGCGCACTGCCAGCGGCAGTGTCCGGGAACGGGCTTGCGCCACGGGGCGCCGCCCCTCCATCGGCTCCCGGCATCCCGCCGGTAACCTCATCGGAGTGGCACACCAGTGACGACACTCGAACGCCCCCGCACCGTTGGCGAACTTCGTGCCTCCGGCTACCGCGTCCTCCCCGTCCGCGAGGAGATGCGGAAGAACCTCATCGCGAAGATCCGCGCCGGCGAAACCCTCTTCCCGGGCATCTACGGCTACGACGACACCGTCATCCCCCACATCGTCAACGCCATCCTCGCCGGCCAGGACATCATCTTCCTCGGCGAGCGCGGCCAGGCGAAATCCCGGATCATCCGCTCCCTCGTCAACCTCCTCGATGAGGAGATCCCCATCCTCGCCGGCTGCGAAATCCCCGAGGACCCGTTCAACCCCATCACCCAGGCTGGCCGCGACCTGATCGCCGAGAAGGGCGACGACGCCCCCATCGAGTGGCTCCCCCGCGACAAGCGCTATGGTGAGAAGCTCGCCACACCCGACATCACCATCGCCGACCTCATCGGCGAAGTCGACCCCATCAAGGTCGCGGAAGGCCGCTACCTCAGCGACGAGCTCACCATCCACTACGGCCTGATCCCCCGCACCAACCGCGGCATCTTCTGCATCAACGAGCTCCCCGACCTCGCCGAGCGCATCCAGGTCGGCCTCCTCAACATCATGGAGGAGCGCGACGTCCAGATCCGCGGCTACCGCATCCGCCTGCCGCTCGACGTCTTCATCGTCGCCTCCGCCAACCCTGAGGACTACACCAACCGCGGCC
It encodes:
- a CDS encoding magnesium chelatase; this encodes MTTLERPRTVGELRASGYRVLPVREEMRKNLIAKIRAGETLFPGIYGYDDTVIPHIVNAILAGQDIIFLGERGQAKSRIIRSLVNLLDEEIPILAGCEIPEDPFNPITQAGRDLIAEKGDDAPIEWLPRDKRYGEKLATPDITIADLIGEVDPIKVAEGRYLSDELTIHYGLIPRTNRGIFCINELPDLAERIQVGLLNIMEERDVQIRGYRIRLPLDVFIVASANPEDYTNRGRIITPLKDRYGAQVRTHYPTRIEHEIDIMEAEHHPVPADFDVAVPQYMKEIIAEISRLARRSPDINQRSGVSVRASIANYESMLANALRRAIITGEDRVVPRVSDLPYVVPALSGKVEFETVEDGREDQIIEKLIQGAVVAVFNRSFNLGELEQVVNRFKAGVAVEVGDMVPSREHAAVARQIEGLMPAVEKLGGAGSDAETAAAVEFILEGLHLNKRLNKDRVGGKTQYRG
- a CDS encoding SDR family NAD(P)-dependent oxidoreductase, whose protein sequence is MAVRLDGQVVLVTGAGRGLGRAYALDLAKHGAKVVVNDFGGSVSGEGHDDTPAQQVVNEIKAAGGEAIADGGDVGSYEDCYKMVKLAVDTWGRLDAVVANAGILRDVTIHNMSEQDWDAVIRVHLKQCYNLAHHAWPIFRQQSYGRFVMATSTSGLIGNFGQANYGAAKAGMYGLMNVLKLEGEKYNINVNLIAPAAQTRMTANLMGRDPNDPERAVVMAPEHVAPAVTYLCSPQCEESGICIAASGGRYSRIAIVANKGVTYDPHEFKDADWFAANWSKITDLSDAYVPWSFRETREEHYAAKRAAQG
- a CDS encoding PAS domain S-box protein, whose amino-acid sequence is MPASLAELLLAQSPDAVVFAGPDGIIQAWNPAAEAMFGFAAADAVGQDLNIIIPEPFQEAHWKAYDRALAAGDTKYRGQAMPTRARRADGSEFYIEMTFAIVKDESGTVLGALAHCRDITERFERERSQRRRLRDLEAEVERLRGSATP
- a CDS encoding tyrosine-protein phosphatase, whose translation is MDVITISRELRLEVAHNVRHLGGYPTAAGAETTDVAIRSASLHRLTDRGLEQLREREVLTIVDFRSDAERERDRTPDASRYGIRVVHAPVFQHDMSPAGFDGEFPGFAAVYAMFLEVGAAAYRTLFETIAEADGRVLFHCAAGKDRTGIAAALLLDLAGVDEATIIEDYTLTEQLLAPLKEQWLPQMRERGFDEARAAALLAAPAEDMAATLRHLRERYGSAEEYARAIGVSSDTISAVRARLTA
- a CDS encoding M20/M25/M40 family metallo-hydrolase, translating into MISRDRIVQAFLDLVAIDSPSGEEDAIAAELERRLRALGLQTAQDAAGNVFARREGAGAPVLLSAHMDTVEPGRGIKPRWEGPDIIRSDGTTILGADNKAGCAVILEVLQSLIEDGGPHRTVEVAISRGEEVGLVGAANMDYSRITAKVAIVIDSGGPPSSIQGQAPYHYVYDIEVHGRSAHAGLEPEKGIPAVTIAAEIVAGLPQGRLDDETTGNVGIIRGGLVRNAVPDYCLVQGEFRSMVEEKVETLARGARRHIEAVQARHPGARIEASLRMAYPGYRLEPGDPAADLLYPVLRSLGFEPNPHPVGGGTDGNVFRGHGIAAVVIGRGGYNQHTKDEYLVIPEMLDCARVVEAAVRTLPG
- the yqeC gene encoding selenium cofactor biosynthesis protein YqeC, with product MLLDAFGFAPGDMVAAVGGGGKTSLLFRLALEARERGIPAAVTTTVKFTQPAGLPMPPVVTAESGELAARAASALAEHDAVTLISGRGERGRMLGFAPDAVDLLAGPGRLVLVEADGSAHRPFKAPAAHEPVIPAGATAVVVCVGAAVLGQPLDARWVHRPELAGPLAGLHPGAPVDAEAAARVLLHPAGGRKGVPAGARLCALVNTPGAPSAAAFALAERLQAGGYVRVVVATAHAGIVHEVRQGGVVSAPSADYR
- the mobA gene encoding molybdenum cofactor guanylyltransferase, whose translation is MSRGLEAVILAGGRSTRFGRDKASAPLRSRPLLQWVAEAVAPAVDRIVVVRAPGQLLPALGQPIPVDLVDDEFPGLGPLAGLATGLAAVAAPLAFACSCDAPLIAPALVARLADIARAASADVVCPRVGGFPQPLVAVYRAATCAPAFRRAVEAGAGGLRILAAYAGLRVVEPGEAELSPVDPGLRSFLNANTPDRLAEIDALLG